The genomic segment tttatagcagatgtcggaaggcttaaaataacccactgttgcaaatttcagcgaaatcgggtagtaaatgaagcttttatgggcttcggaccctttatcggcagatcggtctatatggcagctatatctaaatatagtccgatctgaaccatatttatagcagatgtcggaaggcttataataacacttttttttaaatttcagcgaaatcgggtaattaaaaaaaagctattatgggcttcggaccctttatcgggagatcggtctatatggcagctatatctaaatatagtccgatctgtaccatatttagatcagatgtcggaaggcttaaaataacccattgttgcaaatttcagcgaaatcgggtagtaaataaagcttttatgggcttccgaccctttatcgagagatcggtctatatgacagctatatctaaatatgtaccgatctaatccatatttaggtcaaatgtcgggaggcttcaaataatccactgttttaaatttcaaattttgcccatgaaccaaggaacaggggcaaacttctcacatatcaatgagtccgattcgagtttaagctcaatgataaggggcctcccatttatagccgagtccgaacggcatgccgctgtGCGACTCCTcattggagaaaagttttacatggcatactgccttacaaatgttgtcagcattgggaggggaaaaccaccgctgaaaatgttttctgatggtctggcgaggattcgaacccaggcattcagcgtcataggcggacatgctaacctctgcgctacggtggcctcggtggtctacggtctatatggtagctatatctaaataaagtccgatgtgaaccatatttgggtcagttgtcgggaagccttaaactactcactgtttcaaatttcagcaaaatcggatgaaaaataaagggCATTgggccctttatcggaaaatcggtctatatagcagctatatcgaaatatggtgcgatttggccggtttaagaacttaaccagcgtgcatcaaaaagacgtatctatgccaaatttcagctcaatatctcaatttttgaatgctctagagtgattacagcagacggacggacggacagacacacggacatcgttaaagcGTCTAAgtattttacgacaatccgatatatatactttgtagggttggaagttgatatataccccctatcctatggtggtgggtataaaaagaaaaggaaatgttgttttttttttttggtatttccaACATACCTGCTCCACAATTTCTTGCACAATTGAACTTTTGCTCATTGCCATACATTTGCCTATTACTAGCACATATTGGATTATATTCAGATGTGGTGGGGCATTGACGAATACACTCCAAGTGTTGAGGTGATGCAGTTGTGACTGTGGGTAAAAATGGTGCCAGAGTTGGAATGACCGGAACATTATTGACGAACACAGGATTCGAAGTAGTACCCATGGGGCTGGCAGTCGTTTCCGATCCAGCGCGCTCTACATTGTCTTCATTTCTGCTAAAAACCAATTGTTGTCCCGGCGGTAGCCATCGACTGTTTTTTGCTAGACTCGGATTGAGCCTAGATTGTAGAAATGTGGGAAATGAGCCGGGAAAGGGAAACTGTTGTTGGTTGGTCAAACAAACAATGCAGCTAATGCCAATTAGCAGACACAATGGAGCTATAATATGATGAATGTAAACCAAATAAACTTTAATGATATTCACACGTCATACGAtaattacatttaaaaaattccaaattaatAGCTCTAGCAGCGCGTGCTGATCGATGAGAGTTCATTGTAGTATTTTATTGCTCGAAGAGGAATCGATGTTGCTTATAATGCATCTGAGAAACTACTGACCAATGCCTGCCATTGTGGGTTTGACTAGAGAAAAGATCTGTTATTGCCGCAAACATTTCGAGTTTTAT from the Stomoxys calcitrans chromosome 1, idStoCalc2.1, whole genome shotgun sequence genome contains:
- the LOC106093172 gene encoding uncharacterized protein LOC106093172: MNSHRSARAARAINLEFFKSPLCLLIGISCIVCLTNQQQFPFPGSFPTFLQSRLNPSLAKNSRWLPPGQQLVFSRNEDNVERAGSETTASPMGTTSNPVFVNNVPVIPTLAPFLPTVTTASPQHLECIRQCPTTSEYNPICASNRQMYGNEQKFNCARNCGADIQIVRRGSCEGLVQMTKG